Proteins from a genomic interval of Lycium ferocissimum isolate CSIRO_LF1 chromosome 2, AGI_CSIRO_Lferr_CH_V1, whole genome shotgun sequence:
- the LOC132046509 gene encoding peroxidase 49-like gives MARSMSFFIFIAVLAFAPICFSFKSNNGNLYPHYYYKSCPKAQEIVRSVVAKAVAKEARMAASLLRLHFHDCFVKGCDASLLLDSSRGIVSEKGSNPNKNSARGFEVLDDIKSALEKECPQTVSCADILALAARDSTVLAGGPSWEVPLGRRDSRSASLSGSNNNIPAPNNTFNSILSKFQRQGLDLVDLVALSGSHTIGNSRCTSFRQRLYNQSGNNKPDSTLDQSYAAQLRNKCPKSGGDNNLFFLDFVSPTKFDNSYFKLLLASKGLLNSDQVLATKSQASLALVKQYAENNALFFQHFAMSIVKMGNISPLTGSSGEIRKNCRKINSS, from the exons ATGGCTAGGTCCATGagcttcttcattttcatagcTGTCCTTGCTTTTGCACCAATTTGTTTCTCTTTTAAGAGTAACAATGGTAATCTATACCCGCATTATTATTACAAATCATGCCCAAAAGCGCAAGAAATTGTCAGGTCTGTTGTTGCCAAGGCTGTTGCCAAAGAAGCCCGAATGGCTGCTTCGCTGTTGAGGCTCCATTTCCACGATTGTTTTGTCAAG GGATGTGATGCATCTTTGCTTCTGGATAGCAGCAGAGGTATAGTATCAGAAAAAGGATCAAATCCCAACAAGAATTCGGCCCGTGGATTTGAAGTCCTTGACGACATTAAATCTGCACTGGAGAAGGAATGTCCTCAAACTGTTTCGTGCGCTGATATCTTGGCACTTGCTGCTAGGGATTCTACTGTATTA GCTGGTGGACCAAGCTGGGAGGTTCCATTGGGAAGAAGAGACTCCAGAAGCGCCAGTTTAAGTGGCTCCAACAACAATATTCCTGCTCCAAACAACACATTTAATTCCATTCTCTCAAAGTTCCAGAGACAAGGACTTGATCTTGTTGACCTTGTAGCTTTATCTG GGAGCCACACAATTGGAAACTCAAGATGCACCAGCTTCAGACAAAGGCTCTACAATCAGTCAGGAAATAATAAACCAGACTCTACTCTGGATCAATCTTATGCTGCCCAATTGCGCAATAAGTGTCCAAAATCTGGAGGTGATAACAACCTATTCTTCTTGGACTTTGTCTCTCCCACAAAATTTGATAACAGCTACTTCAAGCTCTTGTTGGCTTCAAAGGGCTTGCTGAACTCTGACCAAGTTCTTGCTACTAAGAGTCAAGCATCATTAGCCTTGGTGAAACAATATGCAGAGAACAATGCACTTTTCTTCCAGCATTTCGCCATGTCTATTGTTAAgatgggcaacatttcccctttGACAGGTTCCAGTGGAGAGATCAGGAAGAATTGCAGGAAGATCAACTCCTCTTAA
- the LOC132046508 gene encoding peroxidase 49-like: protein MARSMRFFIFIALLAFAPICFSFKSNNGNLYPHYYYKSCPKAQEIVRSVVAKAVAKEARMAASLLRLQFHDCFVKGCDASLLLDSSRGIVSEKGSNPNKNSARGFEVLDDIKSALEKECPQTVSCADILALAARDSTVLAGGPSWEVPLGRRDSRSASLSGSNNNIPAPNNTFNSILSKFQRQGLDLVDLVALSGSHTIGNSRCTSFRQRLYNQSGNNKPDSTLDQSYAAQLRNKCPKSGGDNNLFFLDFVSPTKFDNSYFKLLLASKGLLNSDQVLATKSQASLALVKQYAENNALFFDHFAKSMVKMGNISPLTGSSGEIRKNCRKINSS from the exons ATGGCTAGGTCCATGcgcttcttcattttcatagcTCTCCTTGCTTTTGCACCAATTTGTTTCTCTTTTAAGAGTAACAATGGTAATCTATACCCGCATTATTATTACAAATCATGCCCGAAAGCGCAAGAAATTGTCAGGTCTGTTGTTGCCAAGGCTGTTGCCAAAGAAGCCCGAATGGCTGCTTCGCTGTTGAGGCTCCAATTCCACGATTGTTTTGTCAAG GGATGTGATGCATCTTTGCTTCTGGATAGCAGCAGAGGTATAGTATCAGAAAAAGGATCAAACCCCAACAAGAATTCAGCTCGTGGATTTGAAGTCCTTGACGACATTAAATCTGCACTGGAGAAGGAATGTCCTCAAACTGTTTCGTGCGCTGATATCTTGGCACTTGCTGCTAGGGATTCTACTGTATTA GCTGGTGGACCAAGCTGGGAGGTTCCATTGGGAAGAAGAGACTCCAGAAGCGCCAGTTTAAGTGGCTCCAACAACAATATTCCTGCTCCAAACAACACATTTAATTCCATTCTCTCAAAGTTCCAGAGACAAGGACTTGATCTTGTTGACCTTGTAGCTTTATCTG GGAGCCACACAATTGGAAACTCAAGATGCACCAGCTTCAGACAAAGGCTCTACAATCAGTCAGGAAATAATAAACCAGACTCTACTCTGGATCAATCATATGCTGCTCAATTGCGCAATAAGTGTCCAAAATCTGGAGGAGATAACAATCTATTCTTCTTGGACTTTGTCTCTCCCACAAAATTTGATAACAGCTACTTCAAGCTCTTGTTGGCTTCAAAGGGCCTGCTGAACTCTGACCAAGTTCTTGCAACTAAGAGTCAAGCATCATTAGCCTTGGTGAAACAATATGCAGAGAACAATGCCCTTTTCTTCGACCACTTCGCCAAGTCTATGGTTAAGATGGGCAACATTTCTCCTTTGACAGGTTCCAGTGGGGAGATCAGGAAGAATTGCAGGAAGATCAACTCCTCTTAG
- the LOC132046507 gene encoding uncharacterized protein LOC132046507 — translation MRSFNQLISHSLSRRSRTISTYHQTPYVHSHSRPFPHSKIQTFSKTHCSNFTTSAQESKPAPSERVSAIVNEISGLTLLEVSDLSEVLRKKMGIEEMPVMAMMMPGMGFSPGGMKGKGAGGAGKTEEKAEKTVFDLKLEGGFDAGSKIKIIKEVRSFTDLGLKEAKELVEKAPASLKKGVTKEEGEKIIEKMKAVGAKVTME, via the coding sequence ATGAGGTCCTTCAATCAATTAATCTCTCATTCTTTGTCTCGCCGTTCCAGAACCATTTCCACATATCATCAAACACCTTATGTGCATTCCCACTCTAGACCATTTCCGCATTCCAAGATTCAAACTTTCTCCAAAACCCACTGTTCAAATTTCACAACGTCTGCTCAGGAATCAAAGCCAGCCCCGTCAGAGAGAGTATCAGCTATAGTCAATGAGATTTCAGGTCTAACATTACTGGAAGTATCTGATTTGAGTGAggttttaaggaagaaaatgggtaTTGAGGAAATGCCTGTAATGGCAATGATGATGCCTGGAATGGGATTTAGCCCTGGAGGGATGAAGGGAAAGGGTGCTGGAGGTGCTGGAAAGACGGAAGAAAAAGCGGAGAAGactgtgtttgatttgaaacttgaagGGGGATTTGATGCTGGGTCGAAGATTAAGATTATTAAGGAAGTGAGATCTTTTACTGATCTGGGACTTAAAGAGGCTAAGGAGTTGGTGGAAAAGGCTCCAGCTAGTTTGAAGAAAGGGGTTACTAAAGAGGAGGGGGAGAAAATTATTGAGAAGATGAAAGCTGTTGGAGCGAAAGTTACAATGGAGTGA